One Ranitomeya variabilis isolate aRanVar5 chromosome 5, aRanVar5.hap1, whole genome shotgun sequence DNA window includes the following coding sequences:
- the LOC143773552 gene encoding uncharacterized protein LOC143773552 isoform X2: MASESEHSQSARGSAASSSEGEGTQREQRARGQGVASGRRVSQRDQGDSGIDVELLISSIQERGPLWDSRDPRHMDQVVLRRLWVEVAKSLWDGFDSASAKDKGNFLKKLRTRWRSMKDRFNKGLRTEEEQSRSGAAAAKSVPYKYHRAQQFLRPILGRRQTHSSTLERARPAGADLHESPSDPSQPSHSDSRLAPPSGEPAAGPSGVPLPEASGAPSFGNSRQRQRASDRPAMPEFLHLSMVFQNCFKALSDKMDTRLSNIDRRLETMESELSSPAKHFFSTIAKGMVEHLTPELQISVMQACNTAYVRALQQARVMQSATMPVVPSLASMTPTPAAEPLQPPHRGPRAERRHHRHHSIVLPTPAPARPSSSRNHHSGGAAAGERRKRKRRRTHTEALAAPIQTPSARRGSSRSRSSQGQPRTWQRLVLPPPSPTDVAVSSPVYPAEGLDLPSSLLDSGSASSSSPHSQTPETYHSPLVAEVDTP, translated from the exons atggcgagtgagtctgaacatagccaatcggcgcgggggagtgcg gcttcttcaagtgagggagaaggcacacagcgggagcagagagctcggggccaaggtgtggcgtcaggccggcga gtttcacaacgggaccaaggagacagtggcatagatgtggagctcctgatctccagcatccaggagcgtggcccgttgtgggacagccgtgacccccggcacatggaccaggtggtgttgaggcgtttgtgggtagaggtggcaaagtcgctgtgggatggctttgacagcgcttcagccaaggacaaaggcaactttc ttaaaaagttgaggaccagatggcgatccatgaaggaccgtttcaataaggggctccgtactgaggaggagcaatctcggagtggtgctgctgcggccaagtctgtgCCCTACAAATACCACAGGGCACAACAGTTCCtaagaccgatccttggccgccgaca aacacacagcagcaccctcgagagagctcgccccgcaggagcggaccttcatgaatcgccatctgacccgtcacagccctcccacagcgacagcaggcttgcaccaccatctggagaaccggcagccggtccatcaggtgttcccctgcccgaggcctctggcgcaccttcgttcgggaattcccgacagcgccagcgggcctcggacaggccagccatgcccgaatttttgcatttgagcatggttttccagaactgtttcaaggcgttgagcgataaaatggacactcgtctgtccaatatcgaccggcgccttgaaactatggaatccgagctctcgagtccggccaaacatttttttagtaccattgctaagggcatggtggaacaccttacgccggaactccagatttcggtgatgcaggcctgcaacactgcctacgtgagggctctgcagcaggctcgagtcatgcagtcagcgacaatgcccgtagtgccgtcgctggctagcatgactccgactcctgctgcagagccactccagccaccccaccgaggtccacgtgccgagcgacgccaccacaggcaccatagcattgtgctgccgactcctgctcctgccaggccctcatcctcccgtaaccatcattctgggggagctgccgcgggagagaGGAGAAAAAGGAAACGAAGGAGGACACACacagaggctctggctgctccaatacagacaccaagtgcgcgtcggggctctagccgcagcaggagcagccagggccaaccaagaacctggcaaaggcttgtgttgcctcctccctcccctacagatgtgGCGGTTTCATCAccagtataccctgcggagggtttggacctgccatctagcctcctggactctggctcagcatcctcttcctctccccattcccaaacACCAGAGACTTACCATTCACCGCTGGTAgcggaggttgataccccctaa
- the LOC143773552 gene encoding uncharacterized protein LOC143773552 isoform X1 translates to MSSCLLFAAICSIDNNFCIQFLQASSSEGEGTQREQRARGQGVASGRRVSQRDQGDSGIDVELLISSIQERGPLWDSRDPRHMDQVVLRRLWVEVAKSLWDGFDSASAKDKGNFLKKLRTRWRSMKDRFNKGLRTEEEQSRSGAAAAKSVPYKYHRAQQFLRPILGRRQTHSSTLERARPAGADLHESPSDPSQPSHSDSRLAPPSGEPAAGPSGVPLPEASGAPSFGNSRQRQRASDRPAMPEFLHLSMVFQNCFKALSDKMDTRLSNIDRRLETMESELSSPAKHFFSTIAKGMVEHLTPELQISVMQACNTAYVRALQQARVMQSATMPVVPSLASMTPTPAAEPLQPPHRGPRAERRHHRHHSIVLPTPAPARPSSSRNHHSGGAAAGERRKRKRRRTHTEALAAPIQTPSARRGSSRSRSSQGQPRTWQRLVLPPPSPTDVAVSSPVYPAEGLDLPSSLLDSGSASSSSPHSQTPETYHSPLVAEVDTP, encoded by the exons atgtccagttgcttactattcgctgccatttgtagcattgacaataatttttgtatacaatttttacaggcttcttcaagtgagggagaaggcacacagcgggagcagagagctcggggccaaggtgtggcgtcaggccggcga gtttcacaacgggaccaaggagacagtggcatagatgtggagctcctgatctccagcatccaggagcgtggcccgttgtgggacagccgtgacccccggcacatggaccaggtggtgttgaggcgtttgtgggtagaggtggcaaagtcgctgtgggatggctttgacagcgcttcagccaaggacaaaggcaactttc ttaaaaagttgaggaccagatggcgatccatgaaggaccgtttcaataaggggctccgtactgaggaggagcaatctcggagtggtgctgctgcggccaagtctgtgCCCTACAAATACCACAGGGCACAACAGTTCCtaagaccgatccttggccgccgaca aacacacagcagcaccctcgagagagctcgccccgcaggagcggaccttcatgaatcgccatctgacccgtcacagccctcccacagcgacagcaggcttgcaccaccatctggagaaccggcagccggtccatcaggtgttcccctgcccgaggcctctggcgcaccttcgttcgggaattcccgacagcgccagcgggcctcggacaggccagccatgcccgaatttttgcatttgagcatggttttccagaactgtttcaaggcgttgagcgataaaatggacactcgtctgtccaatatcgaccggcgccttgaaactatggaatccgagctctcgagtccggccaaacatttttttagtaccattgctaagggcatggtggaacaccttacgccggaactccagatttcggtgatgcaggcctgcaacactgcctacgtgagggctctgcagcaggctcgagtcatgcagtcagcgacaatgcccgtagtgccgtcgctggctagcatgactccgactcctgctgcagagccactccagccaccccaccgaggtccacgtgccgagcgacgccaccacaggcaccatagcattgtgctgccgactcctgctcctgccaggccctcatcctcccgtaaccatcattctgggggagctgccgcgggagagaGGAGAAAAAGGAAACGAAGGAGGACACACacagaggctctggctgctccaatacagacaccaagtgcgcgtcggggctctagccgcagcaggagcagccagggccaaccaagaacctggcaaaggcttgtgttgcctcctccctcccctacagatgtgGCGGTTTCATCAccagtataccctgcggagggtttggacctgccatctagcctcctggactctggctcagcatcctcttcctctccccattcccaaacACCAGAGACTTACCATTCACCGCTGGTAgcggaggttgataccccctaa